AGCTAGTTTAGAGCCGAGTGAGCTCATAGATATGATAAAAGCTATTCGTAATATAGAACTAGCCCTAGGTAGTCAAATTAAACAGCCTAGTCCTAGCGAATCTAAAAATATACTTGTAGCTCGTAAGTCTTTGATTGCTAACAAAGATATTCTTGAAGGGGAAGTATTCACTGAACATAACTTAAGTGTTAAACGTCCAGGTACAGGTGTTAGTCCCATGCGCTGGGATGAAATTATAGGCACTAAAGCGAGTAGAAGTTATAAAGAAGATGAATTGATATGAAAAAAAAGATATGCGTAGTCACAGGCACTCGAGCTGAATATGGTTTATTGTATTGGTTAATGAAAGGTATTCAACAAGACAAGGACTTAGAGTTACAGCTTATTGTGACGGGCATGCATCTTAGTCCCGAATTTGGTTCTACCTATATAGAAATAGAAAAAGAATTTAAAATAGATAAAAAAGTAGAAATGCTTCTGTCTTCTGACACTATAGTTGGTGTTTCTAAGTCTGTCGGATTGGCGCAAATTGGTTTTGCTGATGCTTATAATGATTTAAAGCCTGATCTATTAATAGTATTAGGAGATAGGTACGAGATCTTCAGCGCAGTAAGTGCTGCAATGATTTCTAGAATTCCTATAGCACACCTTCACGGTGGAGAAACTACAGAAGGAGCTTTCGATGAAGCTATACGCCATAGTATAACTAAAATGAGTCATCTTCATTTTACAGCGACTAAAGACTATAGACGTAGAGTTATTCAACTGGGTGAGCAGCCTGATCGTGTATTTAATGTAGGTGGTTTGGGAATTGAAAATATATTAAAACTTAAACTTTTAAGTAAGAAAGATTTCGAGGAATCAATTGGTTTTAGGTTAGCCCTGAAAAATATCCTAGTTACATTTCATCCAGTTACTTTGGAAAAGTCGACTTCAAAGAGCCAGTTTCAGGAGTTACTTAGTGCAATAGATGAATTAGAGAATACTCATATAATTTTAACTAAAGCAAATAGTGACACTGACGGTCGTATTATTAATGAAATGATAGATAATTATGTTAGTCAAAATAGTGACAAAGCAGTAGCATTCCACTCATTAGGCCAATTAAGATATATAAGCTCTCTTCAGTATATGGATGCAGTAGTAGGTAATAGTTCTAGTGGTTTAGCGGAGGCTCCAAGTTTTAAAATAGGTACTATAAACATAGGTGATAGGCAGAAAGGAAGAGTTAAGTCTAAAAGTGTCATAGATGCTTTACCTAATAAAGAAAGTATATTGGATTCATTCGATCGTTTATATTCTGACTCTTTTCAACAATTATTGACTGAAGCAGAAAATCCTTATGGTAAAGGGTGTGCGAGCGAAAAAATAATTGAAGAAATAAAGCGTGTTAATTTAACTGATATATTGAAAAAAAGTTTTTATGATCTAAATTAAAAGCTTTTGGGATTTGAAAATGGATAATTGGAAAGATGTGATTCTTAAGGTTGATTCAACTATTCGCGATGCTATGCGGATTATCGATAAGTCTGGAATACGTATTGGTTTAGTAATTAACGAACAAGAAAAATTGTTGGGAACAGTCACAGATGGTGATATTCGTCGTGGTCTATTAGCTTCAGGTGATATGGACGATTCTGTTGTTTCAGTTATGAATGCCAATCCTATAATCATAAAACCCTCTCATACTAGACAACAACGCATTGATATAATGGATAAGTATGACGTATTAGTTTTACCTGTAGTTGATGATAATAATTATCTAGTAGGATTAGAGACATTACACCAAATTTTACAGCCTAAAAAACGTGATAATCCTGTTTTTATTATGGCTGGAGGATTTGGCACTCGTTTGCGTCCTTTAACTGATCATTGCCCTAAGCCTATGCTACATGTGGGTGATAAGCCTATGTTAGAGCATCTTATCAGACAATTTATCAAATTTGGTTTTCACGATTTTTACATCTCTACACATTATATGCCTGAACAGATTCATGAACACTTTGGAGATGGTAGCAAATGGAATATCAGTGTCACTTATATCCATGAAGATGAACCATTAGGCACAGGTGGTGCATTAGGTTTGCTGCCTAAGAGCTTGCCCGAGCTGCCATTGATTATGATGAATGGTGATGTATTGACTAAAGTAGATTTTAAACGTTTGTTAGATCATCATGAATCGAACAATTTTGATGCTACTATGTGCGTGCGTGAGTTAGAGCATAAAGTATCTTTTGGAGTGGTAGAGAGTCAGGATGACTTGGTTACAGCTATGGTCGAAAAACCAACATATCGTTATCATATTAATACAGGTATATATGTCCTAAGTCCCGAATGTGTAGCTTCTGTAGAACCAAACGAGAAAATAGATCTGCCTACACTGCTTGAAAACAGAATGCAAAAGAATAAAAAAGTTGGAATCTATACCAGTTATGATTATTGGCTAGATATTGGACAAATGGCTGACTATCAAAAAGCTCAGCAAGATATAAAAAATTATTTTACTGAAAGAAACTAGAATATGAGAAAAATCGCTGTAATAGGTTTAGGTAATATTACTAATAGACATCGAAAAAACCTAAAGAAAATTTACCCTCATTCCATCATTTATGCTATGTCAGCAAGTGGCCGTATACCTACAGATGAAGTTAGCAATGCAGATATAGTTGTTAACGACATTTGT
This sequence is a window from Psychrobacter jeotgali. Protein-coding genes within it:
- the neuC gene encoding UDP-N-acetylglucosamine 2-epimerase, with the translated sequence MKKKICVVTGTRAEYGLLYWLMKGIQQDKDLELQLIVTGMHLSPEFGSTYIEIEKEFKIDKKVEMLLSSDTIVGVSKSVGLAQIGFADAYNDLKPDLLIVLGDRYEIFSAVSAAMISRIPIAHLHGGETTEGAFDEAIRHSITKMSHLHFTATKDYRRRVIQLGEQPDRVFNVGGLGIENILKLKLLSKKDFEESIGFRLALKNILVTFHPVTLEKSTSKSQFQELLSAIDELENTHIILTKANSDTDGRIINEMIDNYVSQNSDKAVAFHSLGQLRYISSLQYMDAVVGNSSSGLAEAPSFKIGTINIGDRQKGRVKSKSVIDALPNKESILDSFDRLYSDSFQQLLTEAENPYGKGCASEKIIEEIKRVNLTDILKKSFYDLN
- a CDS encoding nucleotidyltransferase family protein, with the translated sequence MDNWKDVILKVDSTIRDAMRIIDKSGIRIGLVINEQEKLLGTVTDGDIRRGLLASGDMDDSVVSVMNANPIIIKPSHTRQQRIDIMDKYDVLVLPVVDDNNYLVGLETLHQILQPKKRDNPVFIMAGGFGTRLRPLTDHCPKPMLHVGDKPMLEHLIRQFIKFGFHDFYISTHYMPEQIHEHFGDGSKWNISVTYIHEDEPLGTGGALGLLPKSLPELPLIMMNGDVLTKVDFKRLLDHHESNNFDATMCVRELEHKVSFGVVESQDDLVTAMVEKPTYRYHINTGIYVLSPECVASVEPNEKIDLPTLLENRMQKNKKVGIYTSYDYWLDIGQMADYQKAQQDIKNYFTERN